A single region of the Pontimicrobium sp. SW4 genome encodes:
- the rplV gene encoding 50S ribosomal protein L22, protein MGSRKKQMADAIKEGKKQVAFAKLNNCPTSPRKMRLVADLVRGEKVEKALNILRFSQKEASRRLEKLLLSAVANWQAKNEDADIEDAELFVKEIRVDGGSMLKRLRPAPQGRAHRIRKRSNHVTLVLGANNNTQSN, encoded by the coding sequence ATGGGAAGTCGTAAAAAACAAATGGCAGACGCTATTAAGGAAGGGAAGAAGCAAGTTGCTTTTGCTAAACTTAATAACTGTCCTACGTCACCAAGAAAAATGCGCTTAGTAGCCGATTTAGTAAGAGGTGAAAAGGTAGAAAAAGCACTTAATATTTTAAGATTCAGTCAAAAAGAAGCATCTCGCCGTTTAGAGAAATTGTTATTGTCTGCAGTTGCAAACTGGCAAGCTAAAAATGAAGATGCTGATATTGAAGATGCTGAATTATTTGTAAAAGAGATCAGAGTAGATGGTGGATCAATGTTAAAAAGATTGCGTCCAGCGCCTCAAGGTCGTGCACATAGAATTAGAAAAAGATCTAATCACGTAACACTCGTGCTTGGAGCTAATAATAACACACAAAGCAATTAA
- the fusA gene encoding elongation factor G, with amino-acid sequence MARDLKYTRNIGIAAHIDAGKTTTTERILYYTGVSHKIGEVHDGAATMDWMEQEQERGITITSAATTCTWQFPLENAQPTPETQGYHFNIIDTPGHVDFTVEVNRSLRVLDGLVFLFSAVDGVEPQSETNWRLADNYKVPRIGFVNKMDRQGSNFMEVCQQVKDMLGSNAVPIVMNIGDEADFKGIVDLVKNRAIVWHDETQGATFDVIDIPEELKAEAAELRAKLIEEVATYDENLLEKFMEDEDSITEDEVHAALRAAVMDMAIIPMICGSAFKNKGVQFLLDAVCRYLPSPIDKEGIVGINPETEQEEIRKPSASEPFAALAFKIATDPFVGRLAFFRAYSGRLDAGSYILNNRSGKKERISRIYQMHSNKQNAIDFIEAGDIGAAVGFKDIKTGDTMSDEKHPIVLESMDFPDPVIGIAVEPKTKADVDKLGMSLAKLAEEDPTFTVRTDEASGQTIISGMGELHLDIIVDRLRREFKVEVNQGQPQVEYKEAITAAADHREVYKKQSGGRGKFADIVFTIEPADEGVTGLQFESIIKGGNVPKEFIPSIEKGFKMAMVNGPLAGYEVDSMKVTLKDGSYHDVDSDQLSFELAAKLGFKNSAKAAKAVIMEPIMKLEVITPEENMGDIVGDLNRRRGQVSDMGDRAGAKTVKATVPLSEMFGYVTTLRTLSSGRATSTMEFSHYAETPSNISEEVIKAAKGVES; translated from the coding sequence ATGGCAAGAGATTTAAAATACACAAGAAATATAGGTATTGCTGCGCATATTGATGCCGGTAAAACAACTACTACTGAACGTATTCTTTATTATACAGGTGTTTCACATAAAATTGGTGAAGTGCATGATGGTGCTGCAACAATGGACTGGATGGAGCAAGAGCAAGAAAGAGGAATTACAATTACCTCTGCAGCAACAACTTGTACTTGGCAGTTTCCATTGGAAAATGCACAACCAACACCTGAAACTCAAGGATACCACTTTAATATTATAGACACTCCTGGTCACGTAGATTTTACGGTTGAAGTAAACCGTTCTTTACGTGTATTAGATGGTTTAGTATTTCTATTTAGTGCAGTTGATGGTGTTGAGCCACAATCTGAAACTAACTGGAGATTAGCCGATAACTACAAAGTGCCACGTATTGGATTTGTAAATAAAATGGATCGTCAAGGATCTAATTTTATGGAAGTTTGTCAGCAAGTTAAAGACATGCTAGGTTCAAATGCTGTGCCAATTGTTATGAATATTGGTGATGAAGCAGACTTTAAAGGTATTGTAGACTTAGTAAAAAACCGTGCTATAGTTTGGCATGATGAAACACAAGGTGCTACTTTTGATGTTATCGATATTCCTGAAGAATTAAAAGCAGAAGCTGCCGAATTAAGAGCAAAACTTATTGAAGAAGTTGCTACTTATGATGAGAACTTGTTAGAGAAATTCATGGAAGATGAAGATTCTATCACAGAGGACGAAGTGCACGCTGCGCTTAGAGCTGCCGTAATGGATATGGCTATCATTCCAATGATTTGTGGTTCTGCATTTAAAAATAAAGGAGTACAATTCTTATTAGATGCTGTATGTCGTTATTTACCTTCTCCAATTGATAAAGAAGGTATTGTAGGAATTAATCCAGAGACAGAGCAAGAAGAAATTCGTAAGCCATCTGCAAGCGAACCATTTGCTGCATTGGCTTTTAAAATTGCTACCGATCCTTTTGTAGGTCGTTTAGCATTCTTTAGAGCTTATTCTGGTCGTTTAGATGCTGGATCTTATATCTTGAACAATCGTTCAGGTAAAAAAGAACGTATCTCACGTATCTATCAAATGCACTCTAATAAGCAAAATGCCATCGATTTTATCGAAGCTGGTGATATTGGAGCAGCAGTAGGTTTTAAAGATATTAAGACTGGTGATACTATGTCTGATGAAAAGCATCCTATTGTTTTGGAATCTATGGATTTCCCTGATCCAGTAATTGGTATTGCAGTGGAACCTAAGACTAAAGCAGATGTTGATAAATTAGGTATGTCTTTAGCTAAATTAGCAGAAGAAGATCCAACATTTACAGTAAGAACAGATGAAGCTTCAGGACAGACTATTATTTCTGGAATGGGCGAGCTTCACTTAGATATTATTGTTGACCGTTTACGTCGCGAATTTAAAGTTGAAGTAAATCAAGGGCAACCGCAAGTAGAGTACAAAGAAGCTATTACTGCTGCGGCAGATCATAGAGAGGTTTACAAAAAACAATCTGGTGGTCGTGGTAAGTTTGCTGATATTGTATTTACTATTGAGCCAGCTGATGAAGGTGTTACTGGACTTCAGTTTGAATCTATTATTAAAGGTGGTAATGTTCCTAAAGAATTTATCCCTTCAATCGAAAAAGGATTTAAAATGGCAATGGTTAATGGACCATTAGCAGGTTACGAAGTAGATTCTATGAAAGTGACATTGAAAGATGGATCTTACCATGATGTGGATTCAGATCAATTATCTTTCGAATTAGCTGCAAAATTAGGATTTAAAAATTCTGCGAAAGCTGCTAAAGCGGTAATTATGGAGCCTATTATGAAACTTGAGGTAATTACTCCTGAAGAAAACATGGGTGATATCGTTGGTGATTTAAATAGAAGAAGAGGTCAAGTAAGTGATATGGGAGATAGAGCTGGTGCAAAAACTGTAAAGGCTACTGTACCATTATCTGAAATGTTTGGATATGTAACAACATTAAGAACATTATCATCAGGTCGTGCAACATCAACTATGGAATTTTCACATTATGCTGAAACTCCTTCAAATATATCTGAAGAAGTAATTAAAGCTGCTAAAGGCGTTGAATCGTAA
- the rpsS gene encoding 30S ribosomal protein S19, producing MARSLKKGPYVHYKLERKVAANVEANKKTVIKTWSRASMITPDFVGQTIAVHNGRQFVPVYVTENMVGHKLGEFSPTRSFRGHAGAKNKGKK from the coding sequence ATGGCAAGATCATTAAAAAAAGGACCTTACGTTCATTATAAATTAGAAAGAAAAGTGGCTGCTAATGTAGAAGCTAACAAGAAAACAGTTATCAAAACTTGGTCAAGAGCAAGTATGATTACTCCAGATTTTGTTGGACAAACAATTGCAGTACATAATGGCCGCCAATTTGTACCAGTATATGTTACTGAAAACATGGTAGGACATAAATTAGGAGAATTTTCACCAACAAGATCTTTTAGAGGTCACGCAGGTGCTAAAAATAAAGGTAAAAAATAA
- the rplW gene encoding 50S ribosomal protein L23 gives MSILIKPIITEKATNDSELNNRYTFQVNKKANKVEIKKAVEAVYGVSVEKVRTINVRPDRKTKFTKTGVQHGKTNAVKKAIVQLAEGETIDLYANM, from the coding sequence ATGAGTATCTTAATTAAACCGATAATCACAGAAAAGGCAACAAACGATAGCGAGTTAAATAACCGCTACACTTTTCAAGTGAACAAAAAGGCGAACAAGGTAGAAATCAAAAAAGCAGTGGAAGCTGTTTATGGTGTTTCTGTTGAAAAAGTTCGTACTATAAATGTCCGTCCAGATAGAAAAACTAAGTTTACAAAAACTGGTGTTCAACATGGTAAAACAAATGCTGTTAAAAAAGCAATTGTACAACTGGCGGAAGGTGAGACGATTGATTTATATGCTAATATGTAA
- a CDS encoding SusC/RagA family TonB-linked outer membrane protein gives MKTKFSGILTLLLAFIVQVSFAQEKTISGTVSDESGMPLPGVNIIVKGTTNGTQTDFDGNYTINASAGDVLTFTYVGLKTVEQTVGSSNTINVTMQEDAALLDEVVVTALGIKREKKSLGYAQQSVGGEELVKAKETDIADALAGKVAGVQIVGNNSSTFGNSSIRLRGQTDLLYVVDGVRVYAISDINPENVADISVLKSGAATALYGPDGRSGAIVITTKTAESGVAQFQIDQAFTINQVTNLPEYQNEYGGGYSQTFNTFTYNPATDPAEWAAFDGQPYPDFWADESWGPRLDGTLVRHWDSWVPGTPEFGELRPWSPSKNDINTFYEDAYTNNTTLSFSKGGEDYNIRTSLTYVEANGIIPNSSNKSTRFALNATYNITEKFEFFANINVEDRDMLNNPDQGYANLGSNFNQWWQRQLDFKRLKRYERNGQVVSWNIRGPRDARPLYWDMPYFHSYENDNNYRKNTYFGKVGGTYTFNDNFNITAEIRKTFNSYNTDDRGTTKSLLDPAFFSESHSRNERIDYFAMATYSDVALNGDIDYNVNLGVEKIHRDFRSLNANTVGDLTIPDFYNLAGSLDPVAASGGKRLQKNDGIFAKGSVSYKKFLYLDGSYRLDWSSTANPEDNRVETLGASASFLAHEVLPKNDVVTFAKLRVGYSEAPYFPGPYLTQNVYTVGSLYQGNGRLGINSRQENPDLKGGVRSEFEVGTEFRLFNGKIGLDLSYWDRTDDQLPINIPLDGATGYSNTNINSGKQTSSGFEVALLGDVVRNDNFTWELGVNFATLNRYVDALYPGIDSRDLSTYTSNMRLQERVGEEWGTLIGRGFAYGANGEIMYRAASGGRYFYSRQTNKNLGNVLPDFTGGLTSNMTYKNWDLSLGFDFQKGGKYYSRTERYMDHSGLSAKTAGLNDKGNPKRDPVASGGGVHIVGVLETGTDANGQPTSDGTVVDAYVEAQDLYNLGNLGNIYENNLHDASYIKLRSVKLNYNFEKDFVSKFSLTAASIGFFANNVWLIDSELNWVDPSELERRGGINWAEAGTLPQTRSMGVNLRLTF, from the coding sequence ATGAAAACAAAGTTTAGTGGAATTTTAACGCTATTGTTAGCGTTTATTGTGCAAGTATCCTTTGCGCAAGAAAAAACTATTTCGGGAACTGTTTCAGATGAATCTGGAATGCCTCTTCCTGGGGTAAACATTATTGTAAAAGGAACAACTAATGGAACGCAAACAGATTTTGATGGTAACTATACCATTAATGCAAGTGCTGGTGATGTTCTTACTTTCACCTATGTAGGTCTTAAAACTGTTGAGCAAACAGTAGGATCTTCTAACACTATAAATGTAACAATGCAAGAAGATGCTGCGTTGTTAGATGAAGTAGTTGTTACAGCTTTAGGGATTAAAAGAGAAAAGAAATCGCTTGGTTATGCGCAACAATCAGTTGGTGGTGAAGAACTAGTAAAAGCAAAAGAAACTGATATTGCTGATGCTTTGGCTGGTAAAGTAGCTGGTGTCCAAATAGTAGGTAATAACAGTTCTACATTTGGAAACTCAAGCATTCGTTTAAGAGGTCAAACTGATCTTTTATATGTAGTTGATGGAGTTAGAGTGTATGCTATAAGTGACATTAACCCAGAAAACGTTGCAGATATTTCAGTACTTAAATCTGGTGCTGCAACAGCGCTTTATGGTCCTGATGGAAGAAGTGGTGCTATTGTTATTACAACAAAAACAGCTGAATCTGGTGTAGCTCAATTTCAAATTGATCAAGCTTTCACTATTAACCAAGTAACTAATTTACCTGAATATCAAAATGAATATGGTGGTGGATATAGCCAAACGTTTAACACGTTTACTTATAACCCTGCTACTGATCCTGCTGAATGGGCTGCTTTTGATGGACAACCTTATCCAGATTTCTGGGCAGATGAAAGTTGGGGTCCTAGATTAGACGGTACTTTAGTACGTCACTGGGATAGTTGGGTTCCTGGAACTCCAGAGTTTGGTGAATTAAGACCTTGGTCTCCAAGTAAAAATGATATTAATACTTTTTATGAAGACGCTTATACAAACAATACAACATTATCTTTTTCTAAAGGAGGAGAAGATTACAATATTAGAACGTCATTAACTTATGTTGAAGCAAACGGTATTATTCCAAATTCAAGCAATAAATCAACTAGATTTGCGCTTAATGCAACATATAATATCACAGAAAAATTTGAGTTTTTTGCTAACATAAATGTTGAAGATAGAGATATGCTTAATAACCCAGATCAAGGGTATGCTAACTTAGGATCTAACTTTAACCAATGGTGGCAAAGACAATTAGACTTTAAACGTTTAAAAAGATATGAGCGTAATGGTCAAGTAGTATCTTGGAATATTCGTGGCCCTAGAGATGCACGTCCTTTATATTGGGATATGCCTTATTTCCACTCATATGAAAACGATAACAACTATAGAAAAAATACATATTTTGGAAAAGTTGGTGGTACATATACCTTCAACGACAATTTCAATATTACAGCAGAGATTAGAAAAACTTTTAACTCATACAATACTGATGATAGAGGAACAACTAAGAGTTTATTAGACCCTGCTTTCTTTAGTGAAAGTCATAGTAGAAATGAAAGAATAGATTATTTCGCCATGGCAACTTATAGTGATGTAGCCTTAAATGGAGATATCGACTATAACGTTAATTTGGGTGTAGAAAAAATTCACAGAGATTTTAGAAGCTTAAATGCTAACACTGTTGGTGACTTAACAATTCCAGATTTTTATAATTTAGCTGGCTCTTTAGATCCTGTAGCTGCAAGTGGTGGTAAAAGGCTTCAAAAGAATGATGGTATTTTTGCCAAAGGATCGGTAAGCTATAAAAAATTCTTATATTTAGATGGATCGTATAGACTTGACTGGTCTTCTACTGCTAATCCAGAGGATAACAGAGTTGAAACACTTGGAGCTTCGGCTAGTTTCTTAGCACACGAAGTATTACCTAAAAATGATGTTGTAACCTTTGCTAAATTAAGAGTAGGTTATTCTGAAGCACCTTATTTCCCTGGCCCATATCTAACTCAAAATGTTTATACAGTTGGCTCTCTGTATCAAGGAAATGGTAGACTTGGTATTAATAGTAGACAAGAGAACCCAGACCTTAAAGGTGGTGTTAGATCAGAGTTTGAAGTTGGTACTGAATTCCGTTTATTTAATGGAAAAATTGGTTTAGACTTATCTTACTGGGATAGGACAGATGATCAACTACCAATAAATATTCCTTTAGATGGTGCAACTGGTTATTCTAATACAAATATTAATAGTGGTAAGCAAACATCTTCTGGTTTTGAAGTTGCATTATTAGGTGATGTAGTTAGAAATGATAACTTTACTTGGGAACTTGGTGTAAACTTTGCAACACTTAATAGATATGTAGATGCTTTATATCCAGGAATTGACTCTAGAGATTTAAGTACTTATACATCTAACATGAGACTTCAAGAAAGAGTTGGTGAAGAATGGGGTACTTTAATTGGTAGAGGTTTTGCATACGGTGCTAATGGCGAAATTATGTATCGAGCTGCTAGTGGTGGTCGTTATTTCTACAGTCGTCAAACAAACAAAAACTTAGGTAATGTATTGCCTGATTTTACTGGTGGTTTAACATCTAATATGACTTATAAAAACTGGGACTTAAGTTTAGGATTTGACTTCCAAAAAGGCGGTAAATACTACTCTAGAACTGAAAGATATATGGATCATTCTGGTTTATCTGCTAAAACGGCAGGTCTTAACGATAAAGGTAACCCAAAAAGAGACCCTGTAGCTTCAGGTGGTGGTGTACACATCGTTGGTGTATTAGAAACTGGTACAGATGCTAACGGACAACCAACATCAGATGGTACTGTTGTAGATGCTTATGTTGAAGCACAAGATTTATACAACCTAGGTAACTTAGGTAACATCTACGAAAACAACTTACACGATGCATCTTATATTAAATTAAGAAGTGTGAAGTTAAACTACAACTTCGAGAAAGATTTTGTAAGCAAGTTTAGTTTAACTGCTGCATCAATTGGCTTCTTTGCTAATAACGTTTGGTTAATTGATTCTGAACTTAATTGGGTAGATCCTTCAGAGCTTGAAAGACGAGGTGGAATAAACTGGGCTGAAGCTGGTACACTTCCTCAAACAAGATCGATGGGAGTTAACTTAAGACTAACATTCTAA
- the rplD gene encoding 50S ribosomal protein L4 gives MKVAVLDVNGKDTGRKVDLSKDVFAIEPNNHAVYLDVKQYLANQRQGTHKAKERAEITGSTRKIKKQKGTGTARAGSIKSGVFKGGGRMFGPRPRNYSFKLNKNVKRLARKSALTIKAGEKAITVLEDFSFDAPKTKNFTAVLKALDLQNKKSLFVLGASNNNVYLSSRNLKGSEVIMSSELSTYKILNANQVILLESSLEGIESNLSK, from the coding sequence ATGAAGGTAGCAGTTTTAGATGTAAACGGAAAAGACACAGGAAGAAAGGTAGACCTTTCTAAAGATGTGTTCGCAATAGAGCCAAATAATCATGCTGTATACTTAGATGTGAAGCAATATCTTGCTAATCAACGTCAAGGAACACATAAGGCTAAAGAAAGAGCAGAAATCACTGGAAGTACACGTAAGATTAAAAAACAAAAAGGTACTGGTACTGCAAGAGCAGGTAGTATTAAATCTGGTGTATTTAAAGGTGGTGGACGTATGTTTGGACCAAGACCAAGAAACTATAGTTTTAAATTAAACAAAAACGTGAAGCGTTTAGCTCGTAAATCAGCATTAACAATTAAGGCTGGAGAGAAAGCAATAACAGTTTTAGAGGACTTCAGTTTTGATGCTCCAAAAACTAAAAACTTCACAGCAGTTTTAAAGGCTTTAGACTTGCAAAACAAAAAATCTTTGTTTGTGTTGGGAGCTTCAAATAATAATGTATATTTGTCGTCACGCAATTTAAAAGGGTCTGAGGTTATAATGAGTTCAGAATTAAGTACTTACAAGATTTTAAATGCAAATCAAGTAATACTTTTAGAAAGCTCTTTAGAAGGAATTGAATCGAATTTAAGTAAATAA
- the rplB gene encoding 50S ribosomal protein L2 produces MSVRKLKPITPGQRFRVVNGFDAITTDKPEKSLLAPNKRSGGRNSQGKMTMRYKGGGHKKRYRIIDFKRNKTGIPAEVASIEYDPNRTAFIALLNYQDGEKRYIIAQNGLQVGQNVVSGESEIAPEIGNAMPLSEIPLGTIISCIELRPGQGAVMARSAGAFAQLMARDGKFATVKLPSGETRLILANCMATIGVVSNSDHQLLVSGKAGRSRWLGRRPRTRPVVMNPVDHPMGGGEGKSSGGHPRSRNGIPAKGYRTRSKTKASNKYIVERRKK; encoded by the coding sequence ATGTCAGTAAGAAAATTAAAACCAATCACACCAGGACAGCGATTTAGAGTAGTAAACGGATTTGACGCCATTACTACTGATAAGCCGGAGAAAAGTTTATTAGCTCCGAACAAAAGGTCTGGTGGTAGAAACAGTCAAGGAAAAATGACCATGCGCTATAAGGGTGGAGGTCATAAAAAAAGGTATCGTATTATTGATTTTAAACGTAACAAAACTGGAATTCCAGCAGAAGTTGCTTCGATAGAATACGATCCAAACAGAACAGCTTTTATCGCATTATTGAATTATCAAGATGGTGAAAAGCGATACATTATTGCGCAAAATGGACTTCAAGTTGGGCAAAATGTAGTATCTGGTGAAAGTGAAATTGCTCCAGAAATTGGAAATGCAATGCCGCTTAGCGAAATACCTTTAGGAACAATTATTTCTTGTATAGAGTTACGTCCAGGTCAAGGAGCTGTTATGGCTCGTAGTGCTGGTGCATTTGCTCAATTAATGGCAAGAGATGGGAAATTTGCAACAGTTAAGTTGCCATCAGGTGAAACAAGATTAATTCTTGCTAACTGTATGGCTACAATTGGAGTTGTATCTAATTCAGATCATCAATTATTAGTATCTGGTAAAGCAGGTAGAAGTAGATGGTTAGGTAGACGTCCAAGAACTAGACCAGTAGTAATGAATCCAGTCGATCACCCAATGGGTGGTGGTGAAGGTAAATCTTCGGGAGGACACCCACGTTCTAGAAATGGAATACCAGCTAAAGGATATAGAACACGTTCTAAGACTAAAGCAAGTAATAAATATATTGTTGAACGTAGAAAGAAATAA
- the rpsC gene encoding 30S ribosomal protein S3: protein MGQKTNPIGNRLGIIRGWESNWYGGNDYGDKLAEDDKIRKYVYARLSKASVSRVIIERTLKLVTVTITTARPGIIIGKGGQEVDKLKEELKKITGKEVQLNIFEIKRPELDAYLVASSVARQIENRISYKRAIKMAIQAAMRMNSEGIKIQISGRLNGAEMARSEHYKDGRIPLSTFRADIDYALVEAHTTYGRLGIKVWIMKGEVYGKRELSPLVGLSKKQGKGGARGGNKNQSRRRK from the coding sequence ATGGGACAAAAGACAAATCCAATAGGAAATCGCCTTGGAATTATCAGAGGATGGGAATCTAACTGGTATGGAGGAAATGATTATGGAGATAAACTTGCTGAAGATGACAAAATCAGAAAGTATGTGTATGCACGTTTATCAAAAGCTAGTGTGTCGAGAGTAATCATCGAAAGAACTCTTAAACTTGTAACCGTTACTATCACTACTGCTAGACCTGGTATTATTATCGGTAAAGGTGGACAAGAGGTAGACAAGTTAAAAGAGGAGCTTAAAAAGATTACAGGTAAAGAAGTTCAATTGAACATCTTTGAAATTAAACGTCCAGAATTGGATGCATATCTAGTAGCGTCAAGTGTTGCTCGTCAAATTGAAAATCGTATTTCATATAAGCGTGCAATCAAGATGGCTATTCAGGCTGCAATGCGTATGAATTCTGAAGGTATTAAAATTCAAATTAGTGGTCGTTTAAATGGTGCTGAAATGGCACGTAGCGAGCATTATAAAGATGGAAGAATTCCTTTATCAACATTTAGAGCCGATATTGATTATGCTTTAGTTGAGGCCCACACTACTTATGGTAGATTGGGTATTAAAGTATGGATTATGAAAGGTGAAGTATATGGTAAAAGAGAACTTTCTCCGCTTGTTGGTTTATCTAAGAAGCAAGGAAAAGGTGGAGCGCGAGGTGGAAATAAGAATCAATCTCGTCGTAGAAAGTAA
- the rplC gene encoding 50S ribosomal protein L3, which produces MSGLIGKKIGMTSIFDENGKNIPCTVIEAGPCVVTQVRTEEVDGYQALQLGFDDKTEKNATKADIGHAKKAGTSVKRKVAEFQGFDEEYKLGDTITVEHFAEGEFVDIAGTSKGKGFQGVVKRHGFGGVGQATHGQHNRLRAPGSIGAASYPARVFKGMKMAGRMGGEKVKVQNLRVLKVVADKNLLVVKGCVPGHKNAYVTIQK; this is translated from the coding sequence ATGTCTGGGTTAATTGGAAAAAAAATCGGAATGACCAGCATTTTTGATGAAAACGGGAAGAATATTCCTTGTACAGTAATCGAAGCTGGACCATGCGTTGTTACCCAAGTCAGAACTGAAGAAGTTGATGGTTATCAAGCCCTTCAACTTGGTTTCGATGACAAGACAGAAAAAAATGCTACAAAGGCTGACATTGGTCACGCTAAAAAAGCAGGTACTTCTGTTAAAAGAAAAGTCGCTGAATTTCAAGGTTTTGATGAGGAGTACAAATTAGGTGATACAATAACAGTAGAGCACTTTGCAGAAGGTGAATTTGTTGATATTGCTGGAACCTCAAAAGGTAAAGGATTTCAAGGTGTTGTAAAACGTCATGGTTTTGGTGGTGTAGGTCAAGCTACTCACGGTCAACATAACCGTTTAAGAGCACCAGGATCAATTGGAGCTGCATCGTATCCTGCAAGAGTTTTCAAAGGAATGAAAATGGCAGGACGAATGGGTGGTGAAAAAGTGAAAGTTCAAAATTTAAGAGTTTTAAAAGTAGTTGCTGATAAGAATCTGCTTGTGGTAAAAGGATGCGTTCCTGGACACAAAAACGCTTATGTAACAATTCAGAAATAA
- the rpsJ gene encoding 30S ribosomal protein S10, translating to MSQKIRIKLKSYDHSLVDKSAEKIVKTVKSTGAVVTGPIPLPTHKKIFTVLRSPHVNKKSREQFQLSSYKRLLDIYSSSSKTIDALMKLELPSGVEVEIKV from the coding sequence ATGAGTCAAAAAATCAGAATAAAATTAAAATCTTACGATCACAGTTTAGTAGATAAATCTGCTGAGAAGATTGTAAAGACAGTAAAAAGTACAGGTGCTGTTGTAACTGGACCAATTCCATTACCAACACACAAGAAAATTTTCACTGTATTACGTTCACCACACGTAAATAAGAAGTCAAGAGAACAATTTCAATTAAGCTCTTACAAGAGGTTATTAGATATTTATTCTTCATCTTCTAAGACAATTGATGCTCTAATGAAGTTAGAGTTGCCAAGTGGTGTTGAAGTAGAGATTAAAGTTTAA
- the rpsL gene encoding 30S ribosomal protein S12: MPTISQLVRKGRAKITKKSKSAALNSCPQRRGVCTRVYTTTPKKPNSAMRKVARVRLTNGNEVNAYIPGEGHNLQEHSIVLVRGGRVKDLPGVRYHIVRGALDTAGVEGRTQRRSKYGAKRPKK; the protein is encoded by the coding sequence ATGCCAACAATTTCACAATTAGTAAGAAAAGGAAGAGCCAAAATAACTAAGAAGAGTAAATCGGCTGCTTTAAATTCTTGTCCTCAAAGACGTGGAGTTTGTACTCGTGTTTATACGACAACACCAAAAAAACCTAACTCAGCAATGCGTAAAGTTGCAAGGGTAAGGTTAACAAATGGTAACGAAGTAAACGCATACATTCCAGGAGAAGGGCACAATTTACAAGAGCACTCGATAGTATTAGTTAGAGGTGGAAGGGTAAAAGATTTACCAGGAGTTAGATATCACATTGTTCGTGGCGCATTAGATACAGCAGGTGTCGAAGGTAGAACGCAACGTAGATCTAAGTATGGTGCTAAACGCCCTAAAAAGTAA
- the rpsG gene encoding 30S ribosomal protein S7 — protein MRKRAAKKRPLLPDPKFNDQLVTRFVNMMMWDGKKSVAFKIFYDAIDIVEEKNTDEEKTALEIWKDALSNVMPHVEVRSRRVGGATFQIPMQIRPDRKVSTAMKWLISYSRKRNEKSMAQKLAAEVLAAAKEEGAAVKKRVDTHKMAEANKAFSHFRF, from the coding sequence ATGAGAAAAAGAGCAGCGAAAAAAAGACCGCTTTTACCAGATCCAAAATTTAACGACCAGTTAGTAACTCGTTTCGTTAATATGATGATGTGGGATGGTAAAAAGTCAGTAGCTTTTAAAATTTTCTACGACGCAATTGATATTGTGGAAGAAAAGAACACAGACGAAGAAAAAACAGCTTTAGAAATATGGAAAGATGCTTTATCAAACGTTATGCCTCACGTAGAAGTACGTAGTCGTAGAGTAGGTGGAGCAACATTTCAAATTCCAATGCAAATACGTCCAGACCGTAAAGTTTCAACAGCAATGAAATGGCTAATTAGTTATTCAAGAAAAAGAAACGAAAAATCTATGGCTCAAAAATTAGCAGCAGAAGTATTAGCCGCAGCTAAAGAAGAAGGAGCTGCTGTCAAGAAAAGAGTAGATACTCACAAAATGGCAGAAGCGAATAAAGCATTCTCACATTTTAGATTTTAA